The Mixta hanseatica genome includes a region encoding these proteins:
- a CDS encoding MFS transporter — MNSTSQGLSPTLVALMSIATGLAVACNYYAQPLLDTIAHSFNLSVNQAGFIVTTAQLGYAAGLLLLVPLGDRLERRGLIVGMSLLAAGGMVITALSGSLGMMLLGTALTGLFSVVAQLLVPLAATLAAPEKRGKVVGTVMSGLLLGILLARTVAGALAQLGGWRAVFWVASVLMVLMALALWRGLPRYRQTVDLGYPQLLGSIFRLYAQSRVIRTRAIIGCLSFANFSILWTSMAFLLAAPPFNYSEGEIGLLGLAGAAGALAARQAGSLADRGKARLTTTLGLLIMLASWGLTALGAHSLVALIAGIILLDLAVQGVHITNQSVIYRRMPEARNRLTAGYMTSYFIGGAAGSLISASAYHFAGWYGVCIAGALLTLLNLFSWWLGHRYEDHNN; from the coding sequence ATGAATTCAACATCCCAGGGACTTAGCCCAACGCTGGTCGCCCTGATGTCAATCGCCACGGGACTGGCGGTGGCCTGTAACTATTATGCGCAGCCCCTGCTGGATACCATTGCCCATAGTTTTAATCTGTCGGTTAATCAAGCCGGTTTCATTGTTACCACCGCTCAGCTCGGCTATGCCGCGGGCCTTTTGCTGCTGGTGCCGCTTGGCGATCGCCTGGAGCGACGCGGGCTGATTGTCGGCATGAGCCTGTTGGCCGCAGGCGGCATGGTGATTACCGCGCTTTCCGGCAGCCTGGGTATGATGCTGCTGGGCACCGCGCTAACCGGTCTGTTTTCCGTGGTCGCGCAGCTGCTGGTTCCGCTGGCTGCTACGCTCGCCGCACCAGAAAAACGCGGTAAAGTGGTGGGCACCGTAATGAGCGGCCTGCTGCTGGGCATTTTACTGGCCCGTACCGTTGCCGGCGCGCTGGCGCAGCTGGGCGGCTGGCGCGCGGTCTTCTGGGTAGCCAGCGTGCTAATGGTGCTAATGGCGCTGGCGCTGTGGCGCGGCTTGCCACGCTATCGCCAAACGGTAGACCTGGGCTATCCGCAGCTGCTTGGCTCTATTTTTCGTCTTTACGCTCAGTCACGCGTTATCCGTACGCGCGCCATCATTGGCTGCCTCTCCTTTGCTAATTTCAGCATCCTCTGGACCTCGATGGCCTTTCTGCTCGCTGCTCCGCCGTTTAACTATTCGGAAGGCGAAATCGGCCTGCTGGGGCTGGCGGGCGCGGCGGGCGCGCTGGCTGCGCGTCAGGCTGGCTCACTGGCGGATCGCGGCAAGGCGCGCCTTACCACCACGCTGGGACTGCTGATTATGCTGGCATCATGGGGCTTAACCGCCTTAGGGGCCCATTCATTGGTGGCGCTGATCGCCGGCATTATCCTGCTCGATTTAGCGGTGCAGGGCGTGCATATCACTAACCAAAGCGTGATCTATCGGCGTATGCCCGAAGCGCGTAACCGGCTGACCGCTGGCTATATGACCAGCTATTTTATCGGGGGCGCCGCCGGTTCGCTGATCTCCGCCAGCGCTTATCATTTTGCTGGCTGGTATGGAGTTTGCATCGCCGGCGCGCTATTAACTTTGCTTAATCTGTTTAGCTGGTGGCTGGGCCACCGTTATGAAGATCACAATAATTAA
- the mprA gene encoding transcriptional repressor MprA has product MESSFTPIEQMLNIRATRHKDFPLQEIVLTRLCMHMQSKLLDNRNKMLKAQGINETLFMALITLDAQENQSIQPSELSAALGSSRTNATRIADELEKRGWIERRESDNDRRCLHLHLTEKGNAFLRQVLPPQHQSLQYLWSSLSSSEKAQLESLTRKLLNRLDQMDEEEVISSLSHQ; this is encoded by the coding sequence ATGGAAAGTTCGTTTACTCCCATTGAACAGATGCTGAATATTCGCGCTACACGTCATAAAGATTTTCCGCTCCAGGAAATCGTGCTGACGCGTCTGTGTATGCACATGCAGAGCAAGTTGCTGGATAACCGCAACAAAATGCTGAAAGCTCAGGGGATTAACGAGACACTGTTTATGGCGCTGATTACGCTGGATGCCCAGGAAAATCAGAGCATTCAGCCGTCTGAACTGAGCGCCGCGCTGGGTTCTTCCCGGACTAACGCCACACGTATCGCCGATGAGCTGGAAAAACGCGGCTGGATTGAGCGCCGTGAAAGCGATAACGATCGCCGCTGCCTGCACCTGCACCTGACGGAAAAAGGCAACGCTTTCCTGCGTCAGGTGCTGCCGCCGCAGCATCAGAGCCTGCAATATCTCTGGTCTTCTCTGAGCAGCAGCGAAAAAGCGCAGCTGGAAAGCCTGACGCGTAAGTTATTGAACCGTCTTGATCAGATGGATGAAGAGGAAGTTATTTCCTCCCTCTCCCACCAATAG
- the emrA gene encoding multidrug efflux MFS transporter periplasmic adaptor subunit EmrA produces MSANAETQQPQQPANKKKKRKGALIFLAVLFVLAGIAYLIYWALVLRHFEETDDAYVAGNQVQIMSQVAGSVNKIGFDNTDFVKKGDVLVTLDKTDAEQAFEKAQTALATSVRQTHQLMINGKQYQATIDLQKTALAQAEADLKRREPLGASNLIGREELQHARDAVATAKAQLDVAVQQYNANQAAILDTSLENQPAVKQNAAALRDAWLALQRTEIRSPIDGYVSRRSVQVGAQISTSTPLMAVVPATGIWVDANFKETQLAGVRIGQPATVVSDIYGDEVVYHGKVVGLDMGTGSAFSLLPAQNATGNWIKVVQRLPVRIELDSKEVAEHPLRIGLSTLVKVDTASKEGSVLASQVRQSPAYQSDALAIDLAPVNQLISEIIRANAGE; encoded by the coding sequence ATGAGTGCGAATGCGGAAACGCAACAACCGCAACAGCCAGCCAATAAAAAGAAAAAGCGCAAAGGCGCGTTAATTTTTCTGGCTGTTTTGTTTGTTCTGGCGGGTATTGCTTATTTGATTTACTGGGCACTGGTGCTGCGCCATTTCGAAGAAACCGATGATGCCTATGTGGCAGGCAATCAGGTGCAGATCATGTCTCAGGTGGCGGGCAGCGTGAACAAAATCGGCTTTGATAATACCGATTTTGTAAAGAAAGGCGATGTGCTGGTCACGCTGGATAAAACCGATGCTGAACAGGCGTTTGAAAAAGCGCAAACCGCGCTGGCCACCAGCGTGCGTCAGACGCATCAGCTGATGATCAACGGTAAACAGTATCAGGCAACGATTGACCTGCAAAAAACCGCGCTGGCGCAGGCAGAAGCGGATCTGAAGCGCCGCGAGCCGCTGGGCGCCTCTAACCTGATTGGCCGCGAAGAGCTGCAACATGCGCGTGATGCGGTCGCTACCGCGAAAGCGCAGCTGGATGTGGCGGTACAGCAATACAACGCGAATCAGGCGGCGATTCTTGATACCTCGCTGGAAAACCAGCCGGCGGTAAAACAGAATGCCGCCGCGCTGCGTGATGCCTGGCTGGCCTTACAGCGCACCGAAATCCGCAGCCCTATCGATGGCTATGTCTCACGCCGCAGCGTTCAGGTTGGCGCGCAGATCTCTACCTCTACGCCGCTGATGGCCGTGGTGCCGGCCACCGGCATTTGGGTCGACGCCAACTTTAAAGAAACCCAGCTGGCCGGCGTGCGTATTGGTCAGCCAGCCACCGTGGTTAGCGATATTTATGGCGACGAGGTGGTTTATCACGGCAAGGTGGTCGGCCTGGATATGGGTACCGGTAGCGCCTTCTCGCTGCTGCCGGCACAAAACGCCACCGGTAACTGGATTAAAGTTGTTCAGCGCCTGCCGGTGCGTATTGAGCTGGATAGCAAAGAGGTCGCTGAACATCCGCTACGCATTGGTCTTTCCACGCTGGTAAAAGTGGATACCGCCAGTAAAGAAGGCAGCGTGCTGGCTTCTCAGGTACGTCAGTCGCCCGCTTATCAGAGCGATGCGCTGGCGATCGATCTGGCGCCGGTGAACCAGTTAATCAGCGAGATTATTCGCGCCAATGCGGGCGAATAA
- the emrB gene encoding multidrug efflux MFS transporter permease subunit EmrB, producing the protein MAQKPLEGAQLVLMTIALSLATFMQVLDSTIANVAIPTIAGNLGASNSQGTWVITSFGVANAISIPITGWLAKRIGEVKLFVWSTIAFAVASFLCGVADSLTMLILFRVIQGLVAGPLIPLSQSLLLSNYPPAKRSVALSLWAMTVVVAPICGPILGGWISDNYHWGWIFFINVPIGIVVTILTLQTLRSRETKTEIRPIDTVGLVLLVVGIGALQIMLDRGRELDWFSSTEIIVLTVIAVVALAVLFVWEMTDDHPVVDLTLFKSRNFTIGCLSISLAYMLYFGSIVLLPQLLQEVYGYTATWAGLASAPVGIFPVILSPIIGRFAHKIDMRRLVTFSFVMYAVCFYWRAYTFEPGMDFGASAWPQFIQGLAVACFFMPLTTITLSGLPPERLAAASSLSNFLRTLAGSIGTSITTTMWTNRESMHHSYFTESVNPYNPNAQETYRQLEQLGMTQQQASGYIAKQITNQGLIISANEIFWASAGIFLILLALIWFARPPFTSGGGGGGAH; encoded by the coding sequence ATGGCACAAAAGCCGCTTGAAGGCGCTCAGCTGGTTCTGATGACCATCGCGCTGTCGCTGGCGACCTTTATGCAGGTGCTGGATTCCACCATCGCTAACGTTGCCATTCCGACCATCGCCGGTAACCTCGGCGCGTCGAACTCGCAGGGCACCTGGGTTATCACCTCGTTTGGCGTGGCGAATGCGATCTCCATTCCGATTACCGGTTGGCTGGCGAAGCGCATCGGCGAGGTGAAGCTGTTTGTCTGGTCAACCATCGCTTTTGCCGTCGCCTCTTTCCTGTGCGGCGTGGCGGATAGCCTGACGATGCTGATCCTGTTCCGCGTGATTCAGGGGCTGGTTGCCGGCCCGCTGATCCCGCTGTCGCAAAGCCTGTTGTTAAGTAACTATCCGCCGGCGAAACGCAGCGTCGCCCTGTCGCTCTGGGCGATGACGGTGGTGGTGGCACCGATCTGCGGTCCGATCCTTGGCGGCTGGATCAGCGATAATTACCACTGGGGCTGGATTTTCTTTATCAACGTGCCCATCGGTATTGTGGTTACTATCCTGACGCTGCAAACGCTGCGCAGCCGTGAAACCAAAACCGAAATTCGACCGATCGATACGGTAGGCCTGGTGCTACTGGTGGTTGGCATCGGAGCGCTGCAGATCATGCTGGATCGCGGACGTGAACTGGACTGGTTCAGCTCGACGGAAATTATCGTGCTGACAGTAATTGCAGTGGTGGCGCTGGCGGTGCTGTTCGTCTGGGAGATGACTGACGATCACCCGGTGGTAGATTTAACGCTGTTCAAATCGCGTAATTTTACCATTGGCTGTTTATCGATAAGCCTGGCCTACATGCTCTACTTCGGCTCCATTGTACTGCTGCCGCAGCTGCTGCAGGAGGTTTATGGCTATACGGCGACCTGGGCCGGGCTGGCTTCCGCGCCGGTAGGGATTTTTCCGGTGATCCTGTCGCCGATAATCGGTCGCTTTGCCCATAAGATCGATATGCGGCGCCTGGTCACCTTCAGCTTTGTGATGTACGCCGTTTGCTTTTACTGGCGCGCTTACACCTTCGAACCGGGGATGGATTTTGGCGCCTCCGCCTGGCCGCAGTTTATTCAAGGTTTGGCGGTGGCCTGCTTCTTTATGCCGCTGACCACCATTACGCTGTCGGGATTGCCGCCGGAACGTCTGGCCGCCGCTTCCAGTCTGTCGAACTTCTTGCGCACCCTGGCCGGTTCGATCGGCACATCGATTACGACCACCATGTGGACCAATCGCGAGTCGATGCATCACAGCTATTTCACCGAGTCGGTTAATCCTTATAACCCTAATGCGCAGGAAACCTACCGGCAGCTGGAACAGCTGGGCATGACGCAGCAGCAGGCGTCAGGCTATATCGCGAAGCAGATCACCAATCAGGGGCTGATTATCTCCGCTAATGAGATTTTCTGGGCCTCCGCCGGGATCTTCCTGATACTGCTGGCGCTGATTTGGTTTGCCCGCCCGCCCTTCACCTCCGGCGGCGGCGGCGGTGGCGCGCACTAA
- a CDS encoding SDR family oxidoreductase, which produces MTSNMSGKVVVITGASSGIGEATARLLSAAGAYVVLGARRLDKLTALADEITAAGGKAEVVQTDVSNRQDVEALVGKAVEVFGRIDVLINNAGIMPNSRLDQPQVDDWERAIDINLKGTLYGIAAALPFMKQQKSGHVINVSSTSGHRVRPTSAVYSATKFAVRAISEGLRMEMTPYNIRSTIISPGPVDTDLPSSVTDPAVAEQVRKIHEIAISVETLAETIAFAINQPETVDINEIVVRPTAME; this is translated from the coding sequence ATGACCAGTAATATGAGTGGAAAAGTTGTTGTCATCACCGGCGCCAGTAGTGGTATCGGCGAAGCTACAGCCCGCCTGTTAAGCGCAGCGGGGGCTTATGTTGTGCTGGGCGCGCGTCGCCTGGACAAGCTTACTGCTCTGGCTGATGAAATTACAGCGGCCGGTGGAAAGGCGGAAGTAGTACAGACGGATGTATCAAACCGTCAGGACGTCGAAGCATTGGTTGGCAAGGCGGTTGAGGTGTTTGGTCGAATTGATGTGCTCATTAATAATGCCGGTATCATGCCAAACTCTCGCCTTGATCAGCCGCAGGTCGATGACTGGGAGCGTGCGATTGATATCAATCTGAAAGGCACGCTTTACGGCATCGCTGCGGCGCTTCCTTTTATGAAACAGCAGAAAAGTGGTCACGTTATCAACGTTTCCTCTACCTCAGGGCATCGTGTTCGTCCGACCTCAGCCGTCTATTCCGCAACCAAATTTGCTGTCAGGGCAATATCAGAAGGCCTGCGCATGGAAATGACGCCATATAACATTCGCAGCACAATTATTTCTCCAGGGCCGGTTGATACCGATTTGCCGTCCAGCGTGACCGATCCCGCAGTAGCAGAGCAGGTCAGAAAGATACATGAAATCGCTATTTCTGTAGAAACGCTTGCCGAAACCATCGCTTTTGCGATTAATCAACCGGAAACGGTCGATATCAACGAAATCGTGGTGCGCCCGACAGCGATGGAATAA
- a CDS encoding helix-turn-helix transcriptional regulator: MSLQSAEWFSRNGMECSRVKAHNSGFPKHLHDEYVISANLTGVEEIWLAGKTAYVKSGQVTLYNPGTIQASRFDTQSVEFISVHIPQSVMKMLADEDNIRSDREAPVLREGIINNARLFDALYRFATSSRLNQGMNEEQELILLCGELLETPAVLQRGDEQRINVVIEYLRDHLSVKPQLEVLPQIAGMSKYHLVRFFTRHTGMPPLQYHMQLRLHHARDLLRRNVHPLDAAIMLGFYDQSHFINAFRKVMGTTPHHYASQVRSGHHKLPVP, translated from the coding sequence TTGTCACTACAATCTGCAGAGTGGTTTAGCCGGAATGGCATGGAGTGTTCACGGGTAAAAGCCCATAATTCTGGCTTTCCGAAACACCTTCATGATGAGTATGTCATCAGCGCAAACCTGACGGGGGTTGAGGAAATCTGGCTGGCAGGAAAAACCGCATATGTTAAAAGTGGTCAGGTTACCTTATATAATCCAGGTACCATTCAGGCGTCGCGCTTTGACACTCAGTCCGTGGAATTCATCAGCGTGCACATACCTCAGTCAGTGATGAAGATGCTTGCAGATGAGGACAATATCCGCAGCGATCGCGAAGCGCCGGTTCTGCGTGAAGGCATAATCAATAATGCGCGCCTGTTTGACGCGCTATACCGTTTTGCAACATCATCCCGGCTGAATCAGGGCATGAATGAGGAGCAGGAACTGATTTTACTCTGTGGTGAGCTACTTGAGACGCCCGCTGTGCTTCAGAGAGGTGATGAACAGAGAATTAACGTAGTCATTGAGTACCTGCGGGATCACCTCAGCGTAAAACCGCAGCTGGAGGTGCTCCCGCAGATAGCGGGGATGAGCAAATATCATCTTGTTCGCTTCTTTACCCGGCATACGGGTATGCCGCCTCTGCAGTATCACATGCAGCTTCGCCTGCACCATGCCCGCGATTTACTTCGCAGAAACGTGCATCCGCTCGATGCCGCGATAATGCTGGGGTTTTACGATCAGAGTCATTTCATCAACGCGTTTCGCAAAGTGATGGGAACAACACCCCATCACTATGCTTCGCAGGTCAGATCAGGTCACCATAAACTCCCGGTACCCTGA
- a CDS encoding LysE family translocator, producing the protein MIEFSNGFLLSLSLCLDIGIANIAMITLAMQRGYFHGFWLGIGTCVGDLTYALLALAGMAVLLQYEAVRWVLWIGGGAMLLWFAGKMLVAAFRRAAELNVSETHQYRPLLREFGRGVVLAMSSPTAILWFATVGGALISRMGQHSVTATSWFLSGFFIAGIFWTCVLCLVGSFGGKLLGHRLLKYSYIASALIFSYFALYVIMSGYREFMVT; encoded by the coding sequence ATGATCGAGTTTTCAAATGGTTTCTTACTGAGCCTTTCGCTGTGTCTTGATATCGGGATTGCCAATATCGCCATGATTACCCTTGCCATGCAACGCGGGTATTTTCATGGTTTCTGGCTGGGAATCGGGACCTGCGTGGGTGACCTGACGTATGCATTACTGGCACTGGCGGGAATGGCCGTACTGCTTCAGTATGAAGCAGTACGTTGGGTACTGTGGATTGGCGGTGGCGCGATGCTTTTATGGTTCGCCGGTAAAATGCTGGTGGCCGCTTTCAGGAGGGCGGCAGAGCTTAACGTGAGCGAAACCCATCAGTATCGCCCGCTTCTGCGTGAATTTGGCAGGGGCGTGGTGCTTGCCATGTCTTCCCCCACGGCTATTCTGTGGTTTGCGACAGTGGGAGGCGCGCTGATATCCCGGATGGGTCAGCACAGCGTCACGGCAACGTCCTGGTTTCTGAGTGGCTTCTTCATTGCGGGGATTTTCTGGACCTGTGTACTCTGCCTGGTCGGAAGTTTTGGGGGCAAACTGCTTGGCCACCGTCTGCTTAAATATTCCTATATAGCCTCAGCGCTCATATTCAGCTACTTTGCGCTTTACGTGATTATGTCAGGGTACCGGGAGTTTATGGTGACCTGA
- a CDS encoding tRNA/rRNA methyltransferase → MNDEFKGKSGKVKVMYVRGDDNNDKRGQNPRTGKGSRPGADRQEGSRRPSRQSENPARGGRDGKFRGDRERDRDELPRGESPWRTISRAPNEEAKPDHGGISGKSFIDPGQLRRQRLEETRVYGENACQALFLSRPECIVRAWFVQSVTPRFRDALRWLAANRKAYHVVDEAELEKASGTEHHGGVCFLIKKRVGTPVSDWLATDREQDCVLALENIGNPHNIGGIMRSSAHFGVKGLLVDDAAVLESGAAVRTAEGGAEHVQALSAKSFVAGLEAFRNAGYTIVTTSSHKGSTPLTQAKLPAKMVLVLGQESDGLTESALQQGDLSVSIDGTGKVESLNVSVATGILLAEWWRQNH, encoded by the coding sequence ATGAACGACGAATTCAAAGGTAAAAGCGGCAAAGTCAAAGTGATGTATGTTCGCGGTGATGATAACAATGATAAACGCGGACAAAATCCCCGTACGGGCAAAGGCAGCAGGCCCGGCGCTGACCGTCAGGAAGGAAGCCGTCGTCCATCGCGCCAGTCTGAAAACCCGGCACGCGGCGGACGCGACGGTAAGTTTCGCGGCGATCGCGAGCGTGACCGCGACGAGCTGCCGCGCGGCGAGTCGCCGTGGCGTACCATTTCGCGCGCGCCGAATGAAGAAGCTAAGCCCGATCATGGCGGCATCAGCGGTAAAAGCTTTATCGATCCGGGCCAGCTGCGTCGTCAGCGTCTGGAAGAGACCCGCGTCTATGGTGAAAACGCCTGTCAGGCGCTGTTTCTGAGTCGTCCAGAGTGCATTGTACGCGCCTGGTTCGTCCAGAGCGTGACGCCGCGTTTCCGTGATGCGCTGCGCTGGCTGGCGGCCAACCGCAAAGCCTATCACGTTGTGGATGAAGCTGAACTGGAGAAAGCCTCCGGTACCGAACATCATGGCGGCGTCTGCTTCCTGATTAAAAAGCGCGTCGGCACACCGGTAAGCGACTGGCTGGCAACCGATCGTGAGCAGGATTGCGTACTGGCGTTGGAAAACATCGGCAACCCGCACAACATCGGCGGCATTATGCGCAGCAGCGCACATTTCGGCGTGAAAGGTCTGCTGGTGGATGATGCGGCGGTGCTGGAGTCGGGCGCGGCGGTACGTACCGCCGAAGGCGGCGCCGAGCATGTTCAGGCGCTCAGCGCCAAAAGCTTTGTGGCCGGTCTGGAAGCGTTCCGTAACGCGGGCTACACCATCGTGACCACCTCCAGCCATAAAGGCAGCACGCCGTTAACCCAGGCGAAACTGCCGGCGAAGATGGTACTGGTGCTGGGGCAGGAGAGCGATGGTCTGACGGAGTCCGCGCTGCAGCAGGGCGATTTGAGCGTGTCGATCGACGGCACCGGTAAGGTAGAAAGCCTGAACGTTTCGGTCGCAACCGGCATTCTGCTGGCGGAGTGGTGGCGTCAGAACCACTAA
- the trxC gene encoding thioredoxin TrxC, producing MNTVCASCQATNRVPEERIADGAKCGRCGNELFDGEVVNATADTLDKYLQDDLPVVVDFWAPWCGPCVNFAPIYEDVASERSGKVRFLKVNTEAEPALSARFRIRSIPTIMLFKQGELADMLNGAMPKAPFNEWLDEAL from the coding sequence ATGAATACGGTATGTGCATCCTGTCAGGCAACGAACCGCGTTCCGGAAGAGCGCATTGCCGATGGAGCAAAGTGTGGCCGTTGCGGTAATGAGCTGTTTGACGGCGAAGTCGTCAATGCTACCGCCGACACGCTGGATAAATATCTGCAGGACGACCTGCCGGTAGTGGTTGATTTTTGGGCGCCCTGGTGCGGCCCCTGCGTCAACTTTGCCCCCATTTATGAAGATGTGGCCAGCGAGCGCAGCGGAAAAGTGCGCTTTCTGAAGGTGAATACCGAAGCCGAGCCTGCGCTCAGCGCCCGTTTCCGCATTCGCAGCATCCCTACCATTATGCTGTTTAAGCAGGGCGAATTGGCCGATATGTTGAACGGCGCCATGCCGAAAGCGCCGTTTAATGAGTGGCTGGACGAAGCGCTGTAA
- a CDS encoding tRNA-uridine aminocarboxypropyltransferase has product MTDNAVLRLRAERLARATRPFLARGNRVQRCQSCLLPQKLCLCDEISAQSARSRFCLVMFDTEPMKPSNTGRLIADILPETQAFGWSRTEPDPALLAAVANTDYQPMVVFPESYADSDRPVLNSPPLSGKPPLFIMLDGTWTEARKMFRKSPWLDALPVMSLRLTTPSGYTLREAHGAGQHCTAEVAAELLRQAGDEAAAQALSAHFTLFRQRYLAGKPHHPAHFTAEATENV; this is encoded by the coding sequence ATGACTGATAACGCCGTTTTACGCCTGCGCGCCGAGCGCCTGGCGCGTGCTACCCGCCCTTTTCTCGCTCGTGGCAATCGCGTACAACGCTGCCAGAGTTGTCTGCTGCCGCAAAAGCTCTGCCTGTGCGATGAAATTTCTGCGCAATCCGCGCGCAGCCGCTTTTGTCTGGTGATGTTTGATACTGAGCCAATGAAGCCCAGCAATACCGGTCGCCTGATTGCGGATATCCTTCCCGAAACGCAGGCGTTCGGCTGGTCACGCACCGAGCCAGACCCGGCATTGTTGGCCGCGGTAGCAAACACTGACTATCAACCGATGGTGGTATTCCCGGAATCCTATGCCGACAGCGATCGCCCGGTGTTAAATAGCCCGCCGCTTAGCGGGAAGCCGCCGCTGTTTATTATGCTGGACGGCACCTGGACCGAGGCGCGGAAAATGTTTCGTAAAAGCCCATGGCTGGATGCGCTGCCGGTGATGTCATTACGCCTGACCACGCCTTCAGGCTATACGCTGCGCGAAGCGCACGGCGCCGGTCAGCACTGTACCGCCGAGGTTGCCGCCGAACTGCTGCGCCAGGCGGGCGATGAGGCTGCCGCTCAGGCGCTCAGCGCGCATTTTACGCTGTTTCGTCAGCGCTATCTGGCAGGAAAACCTCACCATCCGGCTCACTTCACGGCAGAGGCAACAGAAAACGTTTAG